In the Raineyella fluvialis genome, GTTGGCCAGGCCAAGGTTGAGCACGCCCATCACCAGACCACCGATCATCGAGCCGGCGACCGTACCGACACCGCCGGCGACCGCGGCACCACCGATGAACACGGCGGCGATGGCGTCCAGCTCGAAGTTCTGGCCGTCCTTGGGGTTGGCCGCGTTGAGGTAGGCGGTGAAGACCATGCCGGCGATCGCGGCGAGGAAGCCCATGTTGACCATCACGAAGAAGTCGATCTTCTTCGTGTCGACGCCGGACAGGCCGGCCGCGTGCCGGTTGCCACCGACCGCGTAGATGCGGCGTCCGGTGACCGTCTGCTGGGTGACGAAGGTGTAGGCGATGACCAGCGCGAGGAGGATCAGGCCGACGACGGGCACGCCACGGTAGGAGGCGAGGAGCATGCCGAAGATCATGATGAGGGCACCGAGCACGACCAGCTTGATCACGGAGCCGATCATCGACGGCATGGGCATGTCGTGCTGCTTGAGATCGGCACGGCGGCGGAACTCGAACCAGACCATGGCGACGACGGCAAGGATGCTGAGCAGCAGGGTGATGTTGTGGTAGCCCGTGTTCGGGCCGATCTCGGGCAGGTAGCCGTTGGCGATCTTCTGGAAAGCCTCCGGGACCGGGATCGACTGGGCGTTGAGGATCATCAGGTCGAGGCCGCGGAAGAGCAGCATGCCCGCCAGGGTCACGATGAAGGCCGGGATGCCGACGTACGCCACCCAGAAGCCCTGCCAGATGCCGACCACGATGCCCATCGCCAGGCCCAGCAGGATCGCCGCGGGCCACGGGAAGTGCCAGGTGTGCATGGCGGTGGCGACCGTGGCGCCGACGAAGGCGCAGACCGAACCGACCGACAGGTCGATGTGCCCGGCGATGATCACCATCACCATGCCGATGGCGAGGATGAGCACGTAGCCGTTCTGCACCAGCAGGGAGGTGACGTTGCGCGGCTGGAGGAACAGGCCGTTGGTGAGGAACTGGAAGAGCAGGACCAGCAGGCCCAGGGCGATCATCATGCCGTACTGGCGCAGGCCGCCGCCGCCGACCGCATCGCGGAACTTCTTCAGGACGGAGGTCCTGGGGCTCCCCGTCTCGGAGGTGATCTCTGCCATGTCAATCGGCCTTTCGCTGGGTCATGTAGCGCATGAGGGTCTCCTGGTCGGCGTTCTCACGCGGGACGTCGGCAGTGATGACTCCGGCCGACAGGGTGTAGATGCGATCGCAGATACCGAGGAGTTCCGGCAGCTCGGAGGAGATCACGAGCACGCCCTTCCCGGAGTCCGCGAGCTTGTTGATGATTTCGTAGATCTCGTACTTGGCCCCGACGTCGATGCCGCGGGTGGGCTCGTCGAGGATGAGGATCTCGGGATCGGTGAAGATCCACTTGCCGAGGACGACCTTCTGCTGGTTGCCGCCCGACAGCTTGCCCACGCCCTCCTCGATCGAGGGAGCCTTGATGTGCAGCGACGTGCGGTACTCGTTGGCCGCCTTGATCTCGAGGTTGGCGTTCAGCACGCCGCGCTGGGAGATCTTGTGCAGCTTCGCCGACGGGATGGAGCGGCGGATCGTGTCGATGAGGTTGAGCCCGAGCACCTTGCGGTCCTCGGTGACGTACGCCAGACCGTCCTCGATGGCTCCTTCGACGGTGCGCAGCTTCAGGAGCCGCCCGTTGAGGCGCGCCTCGCCGGACACCTTGTGGCCCCAGCTCTGCCCGAAGAGGCTGCGGGCGAACTCGGTGCGGCCCGCCCCCATCAGACCGGCCAGGCCGACGATCTCACCGCGACGGATCGACAGGTCGGCGTGCTTGACCACGAGGCGACGGGGATCGTCGGGGTGGGCGACGGTCCAGTCCTTGACCTCGAACATGACCTCGCCGATGTGCGACTCGTGCGGCGGGTAGCGGTGCTCGAGGTCGCGGCCGACCATCCCGCGGATGATGCGGTCCTCGTTCACCTCGCCGGAACCCACCTCGAGGGTCTCGATGGTGTGACCGTCGCGGATGATCGTGATCGAGTCGGAGATCTGCTCGATCTCGTTCAGCTTGTGGCTGATCATGATGCTGGTGATGCCCTCGGCCTGCAGCCCCTTGAGGATGCCGAGGAGGTGCTTGCTGTCGGTGTCGTTGAGGGCCGCGGTGGGTTCGTCGAGGATGAGCAGCTTGACGTCCTTGGCCAGTGCCTTGGCGATCTCGACGAGCTGCTGCTTGCCGACACCGATGCTGCGGATCGGCGTGTCGGGGCTCTCGTCCAGGCCCACCATGCGGAGGTACTTCAGGGCACGGGCCCGGTTCTCCTGCCAGTCGATCACACCACCCTTGGCGTGCTCGTTGCCGAGGAACATGTTCTCGGTGATCGTGAGCTCAGGAATCAGGGCGAGCTCCTGGTGGATGATGACGATCCCGGCGTGCTCGCTCTCCCGGATGTTCCGGAAGTGGCACTCCTGGCCGTCGTATTCGATCTCGCCGGTGTAGGAGCCGTACGGGTGGACCCCGGACAGGACCTTCATCAGGGTGGACTTGCCTGCGCCGTTCTCGCCGCAGATGCTGTGGATCTCGCCCCGGCGCACCTCGAGATTGACGTCGGACAGGGCCTTGACCCCAGGGAACGTCTTCGTGATGCCGCGCATGGACAGGAGGGTGTCGGTCATGATGCCTTCCTCGTGGTGCCGACGTGGTTTCCGGTACGGCCGGGAGCCGGGTCACAGCCCCCGGCCGTACGGAATCCGGACTACTTGAGCTGGTCGGCCGTGTAGTACTTGGCGTCGGTCAGGATCTGCGAGCAGTTCGACTTGTCGCAGGGGACCGGGTCGAGGAGCATCGTCGGGACGACCTTCACACCGTTGTTGTAGGAGGAGGTGTCGTTCGTGGTGACGGTCTGGCCACTGGCGATCTGCTGGATCATCGTGACCGTGGTGTCGGCGAGCTTGCGGGTGTCCTTGAAGATGGTGGAGTACTGCTCACCCGCGAGGATGCTCTTCACCGACTCGAGCTCGGCGTCCTGGCCGGTGACGACCGGGAGCTTCTTGCCGCCGGAGCCGTAGCCGGCACCCTTGAGGGCGGCGATGATGCCGCGGGAGATGCCGTCGTAGGGGGACAGCACACCGTTGACGTCGGCCGAGGAGTACGACTTGGTCAGCAGGTTCTCCATCCGCTTCTTGGCGGTGGCGGCGTCCCAACGGAGGGTGGCGACGGTGTTGAAGTCGGTCTCACCGGAGCGGACCTTGAGCTCACCGGAGTCGATCTTCGGCTGCAGGACGCTCATCGCGCCCTTGTAGAAGAAGGTCGCGTTGTTGTCGTCGGGGGAACCGGCGAAGACCTCGATGTTGTACGGCTTCGGGGCGCTGCTGGCCTCGAGGCCCTTGACGAGGGACTCGCCCTGCTGCACGCCGACCTTGTAGTTGTCGAAGGTCGTGTAGTAGGCCACCGCGTCGGTCTCACGGAGCAGGCGGTCGTAGGCGATCACCGGGATACCGGCGTCCTTCGCGTCCTTGAGGGCACCCTTGAGGGCCACACCGTCGATGGCGGCGACCACGAGGACCTGGTTCTTCTTGGTCACCATGTCGGAGACCTGGGTGACCTGGGTCGGGATGTCGTCGTTGGCGTACTGGAGGTTGACCTTGTAGCCGGCGGACTCAAGAGCGTTCTTGATGTTGTCGCCGTCCTTGATCCAGCGTTCGGACGTCTTGGTGGGCATCGCCACACCGATCGTCCCCTTGGTCGCCGTCGACCCCGCGGGCGTCGAGGCCGTCGAACGACCACAGGCGGCCATGGCCAGGGCCATGATCCCCGCAAGGATGATCGCAAGAAGCTTGCGCATTATTGCTCACTTTCCCCGATCACGCATCGTTGCGAGATCGGATCAAGCCTGCCCGGGACCCCCGGGAGGCGTTTGGGTCGTGCCTACTGCCCCGGAGCGAGGAGGCGGCAGGTGATGGTCCGGCACCTTGACTGCAAGGGACGGCCGATTTGGTTGGCCCCGGGCCAGATCCTCGAGCGATGGCCGGTCAGGACCGGCCGTTCGTCGAAGCGCTGGACACGAGGGTGACGGAACGAATGATGGGTCACGGGATCGATGGATGCCGTGACCGTGCACGCGCGCGAGAGCGACGGCGACATTCGACCCGTGAAGGTTGTGTCTGCATCATGGCAGAAAAACATTCTCGGCGTCATCCCCCCACTCGCCTCCTTGCGCGTGATGCGGTCCGCGGAAAACCGGGCCGTCCTGGTTCGTTGTCACCATGTTAACGGTAACATCAGCCTGTAGCAGTATTCTCACACCTTGTACCCAGGCTCTGTCAAGCCCGGCGCGACACTCGTTCGGACGGCCTTCTGGGAGACGCCCACGGGGGCCCTGAAACGGCGCTATCGGACAAGTTCATGGACCGAACGCGAGGACGCGGCAAACGGCCCGGCGGCCGACGGCCTCGCCCGGCAACTGTGTCTGAGGGCACACGGCCCGCGAGGGCGCCGGCCTCCGAGGACCACGCTTCGCTTTTCGCGGCCGGCCCCCGAGGGGACGACACTCGCAGCAGACCTCACGAAGATGGCCCCGACGATCCGTGATCGTCGGGGGCCGGAGCCGAGCCGGGGCCTTGTCAGGCCTGGGCGGACCTCGCCTGCCACTGCTGCCAGGAGTCGTTCCAGGCGGTCCACCCGTTGCCGTCATCCAAAGAACGGTTCGTGCCGGAGACGACGACGGGGTCGCCCACCTGGATGATGCCGAAGATCTTCTGGGCATCCGCCGTGCTCATGCCGACGCACCCGTGGCTGGCGTTGGTGTTGCCGAAGTAGGCCTGGTTCCACGGCGCGGCGTGAAGGAACTCACCACTGGTGGTGATCCGGATCGCATACTTGACCATGAGGTCATACCCGTCGGGCGAGTTGTTGGCGATGCCGACGGTCTCGGACGCCATCCGGGTCTCGGGCAGCTTCTCCATCGCCACGCTGGTCCCGCTGCGCGTCTCGTCACCCTGCTTGCCGCCGCTGACCGGGATGGTCGCCACCGACTGGCCGTTGACGTACTGGGTGAGTTGCTTGGAACCGAGGTCCACCTTGGTGATCCGGGACTGGCCGATGGTGAAGTCTGCCGACGCCGAGTTCTGGCCGTACGTGCCGTTGCCCGCGCTCACGCCGTTGAGATCCGCCTTGACCGAGACCTTGGTACCGGGCTGGAAGTAGTCCTGCGGGCGCCACTGCACCTCGCGGTCGGAGACCCAACCCCAGGACCCGTTCTGCGCGGGGACTGTGGTGATCTTCAGGTTCTGCTCGAACGCCTTCTTGTCCTTCACTGGCAGGTCGAACTGGACGATGACCGGCATGGCCACGCCGTACGTCGACCCCGACTGGTTGGTGATCGTGACGTAGATCTGCTGCTTGAGCGAGAGCGCGGTGGTGGTGAACGTCGAGGTCAGGGACGACTCGCCGGCAGGGGCCGAACCCGTGGAGACGACGGTGTACGTCGTCGCGGGGTCCAGGCGCTCCGAGGCGGTCCAGGAACCATCGGCGCCGACCGAACCCTTGACCGTGGTGCTGACCGTCTTGCCGTTGCGGTCGGTGGCCGACCCGGTGACAGCGACATCCTTCAGCGCACCCGTGGAAGCGCTGACCTTGAGCAACGTGTCGACCGGCACATCCTTGGCGTCGGCGGCGACGTTCGACGTCACGGCGAAAGCGGCCGGGGCCGGATTCGCGGACGCGGAGGTGCCGGCAGGCGCGCGATTTGCGGGGCTGGCCGGCGCACAGGCGCTGATGGCGAGGGCGAGGGTGATCGCCGTGAGTGCGGCGACGCCACGGGCCTTCCAGGTCATATGGGCCTCCGAACACTACTACGAGTAAGCATCGATGCAAAGACTACCCGGCAGGAGTCACAGTTCGATGCAGCGGCTCCACAGGTTGCGCTGAGTCTGAGTGTCGTCTTAGGGCTGAGGGCGAACCGCCGGTGCAGCTTCCGCGTCTCGGGGTTTTCGGCGACGGGCGCCTGGCAAACTCCTGGAGTCGCCGAGGCGCCTCGCGTATCGGCGGCCGGCCCGGTGGCGTTGGGTGGGGTCATCCCGACCCTCCGGTCCTGTGGCGGGTGGCGGGTGGCGGGTGGCCGGTGGCGGGTGGCCTCCGACGGCCTGTAGCCGCCGCGCTTCTCGCCAGACGCCGCCCGCTCAGTTCCCCGCCGGGCGCCGATGCCCGGCAGCTGAATGGGAGTCCGGCGGCTGTCCGGAACAGCCGCGACTGCGGCACCGCGGGTCACGGGCAGGACGTCCAGTGCCCGACACGACGAAGGGCGCCGGCGGAAACATTCCGCCGACGCCCTTCGTGGGGGTGTGGATCAGGCGGCCTTGATCGCGGAGATCTCGAACTCCAGGGTGATCTTGTCCGACACCAGGACACCACCGGTCTCCAGCGCCGCGTTCCAGGTCAGACCGAACTCCTTGCGGTCCACCACGGTCGAGCCCTCCAGGCCCACACGCTGGTTACCGAACGGGTCCAGCGCCGCACCCGCGTACTCGAAATCGATCGTGACGGGCTTGGTCACGTCCTTGATCGTCAGCTCACCGGCAACCCGCAGCGTGTCATCGGCCACCGCGGTGACATCGGTCGAGGAGAACGTGATCGTGGGGAACTGCTCCACATCGAAGAAGTCAGCCGACTTCAGGTGACCGTCACGACCCTCGTCGTTGGTGCTGATCGAGGGAACCTGCACGGTCACCTCGATCTTCGGGTCAACAAGACCAGCCTTGGTCGAGGCCGAACCCGAGAACTCCGCGAAACGGCCACGAACCTTGGTCACCATCGCGTGACGGGCAACGAACCCGATCTGGGTGTGCGACGGATCCAGGTTGTAGGTCCCGTCCAACTGGAACAGCGGGCCCGTGGTCGACACCGTCGCGACCGGGGCCGGGGTCTGGTCAGCAGCGCGCTTGGCCTTGTTGAAGAAGCTCATGTTCATCTCGCAATCAGAGTGGAAGTCGTTCAACCCGGGGCAGGTTTAGTTGATAGTTAAATAGTACAAGGTGTGAGCAAGACCAGCAAGTCGACCGTTCCAAAGACCAGCACCCTGACGGGAGGCACTCACGCCGAGTAGCGCCGTGTGCACTCACACCGGGTAGCGCCCTGTCAGCGGCTCCGTCTCAAGCGCACCACCAGACGGCTCAGCGGGCCCCCGCCGCATCAGTGCTCGACCGGAGCCACACCGACTCCCCCACGGACGGCATCCACCCGGAGGAGGACGACTCCCACCCAGCCGAACCACACCGGCAGGAGTAGTCCGTAGAGGAGGTAGGCCACGCCGATCACCGGCCGCAGGACCTCGCTCACCATACCGAGGACACCGGCGACGATTCCGAGGACGGCCAGTCCACGACGGCTGTCACCTCGCCACATCGCCAGGGACAGCACGAGGATGCCGGCAGCGGTCAGCACGCCGGCCCAGGGCATGGCGTTCGCGATGGCCACCAGGGCATCGGCCGCGCCCACCAGGGTGAGGCGCTCTGCCTCGCTGGTCGCGCTCGTATAGGCGTCGCTGAGCAGGACAAGACCACCATGCAGGGATTCGGGGCTGCTGCCGACTGCCAACGCGATGATCTCGGAGGAGATGCCGAAGAGTCCTCCGATTGCGGCAAGCCCCCTGGCCGGGCGTGCGAGGGAAACCGCGAGGGCGGCGAACACCACCAGGGCAGGGATGCTCAGCCCGACAAAGCACACCAACTCGACGAGGTAGACGACACGGTGGGCGGCGATGTAGTCGAGGACGGCGCGACCCTCGGCCGGTGGAAGGGGTGCGACGAAGACGAGCGTCACCGGGATCAGCACGAGGGCGACGTACACCCAGGCCGAAACGCCGCCCCACCGGTAGAGCGGCTGCCACGACAGGTCGGGGCTCGTACGGATGGCCGCTTCGTCTACGAGGTGCACCATTGGACCGTCGCCCCCTGTCGTAGCGCCGGTGGATGCCGTCGCCCGTCTCGTGGCGACGGATGCCATCGCCAGTACCAGGCTAGGACCGTGCGCCGCCCGACATCAGGGGAACGGCATGGGGATGCTGCTCACACGGCGAACAGCACGAAGGGCGCTCCGGGAGTACCGGAGCGCCCTTCATTGGGGGCGTGGATCAGGCGGCCTTGATGGCGGAGATCTCGAACTCGAGGGTGATCTTGTCCGAGACCAGGACGCCACCGGTCTCCAGCGCCGCGTTCCAGGTCAGACCGAACTCCTTGCGGTCCACCACGGTCGAACCCTCCAGGCCCACACGCTGGTTACCGAACGGGTCCAGCGCCGCACCCGCGTACTCGAAATCGATCGTGACGGGCTTGGTCACGTCCTTGATCGTCAGCTCACCGGCAACCCGCAGCGTGTCATCGGCCACCGCGGTGACATCGGTCGAGGAGAACGTGATCGTGGGGAACTGCTCCACATCGAAGAAGTCAGCCGACTTCAGGTGACCGTCACGACCCTCGTCGTTGGTGCTGATCGAGGGAACCTGCACGGTCACCTCGATCTTCGGGTCAACAAGACCGGCCTTGGTCGAGGCCGAACCCGAGAACTCCGCGAAACGGCCACGGACCTTGGTCACCATCGCGTGACGGGCCACGAAACCGATCTGGGTGTGCGACGGATCCAGGTTGTAGGTCCCGTCCAGCTGGAACAGCGGGCCGCTGGTCGACACCGCCGCGACCGGGGCGGGGGTCTGGTCAGCAGCGCGCTTGGCCTTGTTGAAGAAGCTCATGTTCATCTCGCAATCAGAGTGGAAGTCGTTCAACCCGGGGCAGGTTTAGTTGATAGTTAAATAGTACAAGGTGCGAGCAAGACCAGCAAGTCGACCGTTCCAAAGACCAGCACCGCCCGATCAGAAGGGCAAGGGTGCTGTCGCCGTGGCCCGCCCGCCCCGATCACACTCCGGCGAGAGTGCCGGTCGAGCCACCGAGGCGCTGGGGTAAGCCGGCTCCTCGTGCCATGAGTTCGGGAGCCGGCGGTCCTCGGCGTCCCCACGGTCACTCCCGCAGCGCTCCCTAGTCACCCTCGCCGACACGTACGTCGATGTCACGAGACTGCCTGAGAGGGCACGCAGGACCGCGCCGAGGACCCTCGGTGGGTACCGCGATCGGACCATAGGTTTCTCCTATGTCAAGCGGCGGCCGGCAGACAGGGCTGGGGTGCTGATCGTCGGGCGTTCTTGAGGGTGGTGAAGACCAGGCGGATGAGGTGGCGTTTGAGGCAGCGCAGGGCTTCGCGGTTGGACATGCCTTCGGACTTCTTCTTGTCGTAGTAGGCCCGACCCAGACTGTCCTTGAGCCGGGTCTGGGTGACCGCGATGCGGTGGATGGCGCAGTTGATCTGCCGGTTGCCCGAGCGCGTCATCCGGACCCGGCCCTCGGTCCGGCCCGACCAGACCGGGATCGGCGCGATCCCGGCATGGCGGGCCAGCTGGGCCTCGTTGTCGAACCGGTCAAGGGCCCCGATCTCGCCGACCAGCTTGGCCGCGGTCAGCGCCCCGCAACCGGGCAGCGCCACCAGTTCAGGGGCCCGTTGGGCGACCAGGGCAGCAATCCTCTTCTCCAGCACGTTGATCCGCCCGGTCAGGGCGATCACGTCCTCCAGCTCGTCGGTGGCCAGTTCGGCCACGATGCCCGTCTGCGCGGCCAGCCAAGCGGCGAGCGTGCTGGTGCTTGGCCCGGTCCAGGCCGGACGGCTTGATCGGGTACTCGGGGTCGAGTTCATGGACCCGCCAGCGCAGGCTGTTGATCGTGGCGGTGCGCTGGGTGATCAGCGTGTCGCGCCGGTCGACCAGCAGCTTCAGCTCCCGGGCCTGGTCATCGTGGCAAGCCCTGGGCAGGTTCGGCTCGGCCAGCGCGGCCCGGGCGACGGCCAGCGCGTCGATCGGGTCGGACTTGCCACGGGTGCGGGCGATCGCGCGGGCCTGGCCCGTCATCTTGGGCGGGACCCGGACCACCGTCTGCCCGGCGCCCAACAGGTCACGCTCCAGCCGCGACGACAGGTGGCGACAGTCCTCGATCGCCCATTCCAGCTCGTCACCGAACTCCCGGCGGGCCCAGCTCAGGGCCTTCAGATGCCCTGCCGTGATGGCCTCGACGGTCAGCTGACCCAGTTTGCGGCCGGTCTGGTCGACCGCAACGAACGTGTGGCTGCGCTTGTGAACATCGGCTCCGACGACAACCATGGTGGTTGCCTCCTTTCACCCTGATCAGTGAGGGACGGTCGGGCCGGTCGGCGGACACATCTCAGTGGGGGCGGTGCCACGCTCCTATCAAGTCACGCCGGCCGGTCCTTCACACTGACCGGCGACAAAACCTATGAACGCCATGCAGGCAGCACCCCTACGAGTCAGCCGACCAGTGATCCGGATCCAACCACCGCGTCAACAGCGGCACCACCCAAAATGACACTGAGGCAGCCCTATGGTCAAAAAACCGTGCACACACTCCGGCGCGGATCAGTTCCAGTTCGACGGCCCACTGGACCCGGCGCGGTATTCGTCGAGCGGCACGCGCCCGTCGGCCCACGCCTCGACGACCGGGGTGAGGATGCGCCAGCATTCCTCCGCGACGTCACCGCGGACCGCCAGCAGCGGGTCACCCTTGATGATCCCGTACAGGATCTGTCCGTAGGGCCGCACCGGGCTGTCGGTGAGTTCGGCATAGAGATCGGTCTGCTC is a window encoding:
- a CDS encoding YceI family protein — encoded protein: MNMSFFNKAKRAADQTPAPVATVSTTGPLFQLDGTYNLDPSHTQIGFVARHAMVTKVRGRFAEFSGSASTKAGLVDPKIEVTVQVPSISTNDEGRDGHLKSADFFDVEQFPTITFSSTDVTAVADDTLRVAGELTIKDVTKPVTIDFEYAGAALDPFGNQRVGLEGSTVVDRKEFGLTWNAALETGGVLVSDKITLEFEISAIKAA
- the chvE gene encoding multiple monosaccharide ABC transporter substrate-binding protein; this encodes MRKLLAIILAGIMALAMAACGRSTASTPAGSTATKGTIGVAMPTKTSERWIKDGDNIKNALESAGYKVNLQYANDDIPTQVTQVSDMVTKKNQVLVVAAIDGVALKGALKDAKDAGIPVIAYDRLLRETDAVAYYTTFDNYKVGVQQGESLVKGLEASSAPKPYNIEVFAGSPDDNNATFFYKGAMSVLQPKIDSGELKVRSGETDFNTVATLRWDAATAKKRMENLLTKSYSSADVNGVLSPYDGISRGIIAALKGAGYGSGGKKLPVVTGQDAELESVKSILAGEQYSTIFKDTRKLADTTVTMIQQIASGQTVTTNDTSSYNNGVKVVPTMLLDPVPCDKSNCSQILTDAKYYTADQLK
- a CDS encoding YceI family protein, with the translated sequence MNMSFFNKAKRAADQTPAPVAAVSTSGPLFQLDGTYNLDPSHTQIGFVARHAMVTKVRGRFAEFSGSASTKAGLVDPKIEVTVQVPSISTNDEGRDGHLKSADFFDVEQFPTITFSSTDVTAVADDTLRVAGELTIKDVTKPVTIDFEYAGAALDPFGNQRVGLEGSTVVDRKEFGLTWNAALETGGVLVSDKITLEFEISAIKAA
- a CDS encoding L,D-transpeptidase encodes the protein MTWKARGVAALTAITLALAISACAPASPANRAPAGTSASANPAPAAFAVTSNVAADAKDVPVDTLLKVSASTGALKDVAVTGSATDRNGKTVSTTVKGSVGADGSWTASERLDPATTYTVVSTGSAPAGESSLTSTFTTTALSLKQQIYVTITNQSGSTYGVAMPVIVQFDLPVKDKKAFEQNLKITTVPAQNGSWGWVSDREVQWRPQDYFQPGTKVSVKADLNGVSAGNGTYGQNSASADFTIGQSRITKVDLGSKQLTQYVNGQSVATIPVSGGKQGDETRSGTSVAMEKLPETRMASETVGIANNSPDGYDLMVKYAIRITTSGEFLHAAPWNQAYFGNTNASHGCVGMSTADAQKIFGIIQVGDPVVVSGTNRSLDDGNGWTAWNDSWQQWQARSAQA
- the mmsA gene encoding multiple monosaccharide ABC transporter ATP-binding protein, with the protein product MTDTLLSMRGITKTFPGVKALSDVNLEVRRGEIHSICGENGAGKSTLMKVLSGVHPYGSYTGEIEYDGQECHFRNIRESEHAGIVIIHQELALIPELTITENMFLGNEHAKGGVIDWQENRARALKYLRMVGLDESPDTPIRSIGVGKQQLVEIAKALAKDVKLLILDEPTAALNDTDSKHLLGILKGLQAEGITSIMISHKLNEIEQISDSITIIRDGHTIETLEVGSGEVNEDRIIRGMVGRDLEHRYPPHESHIGEVMFEVKDWTVAHPDDPRRLVVKHADLSIRRGEIVGLAGLMGAGRTEFARSLFGQSWGHKVSGEARLNGRLLKLRTVEGAIEDGLAYVTEDRKVLGLNLIDTIRRSIPSAKLHKISQRGVLNANLEIKAANEYRTSLHIKAPSIEEGVGKLSGGNQQKVVLGKWIFTDPEILILDEPTRGIDVGAKYEIYEIINKLADSGKGVLVISSELPELLGICDRIYTLSAGVITADVPRENADQETLMRYMTQRKAD
- the mmsB gene encoding multiple monosaccharide ABC transporter permease; translation: MAEITSETGSPRTSVLKKFRDAVGGGGLRQYGMMIALGLLVLLFQFLTNGLFLQPRNVTSLLVQNGYVLILAIGMVMVIIAGHIDLSVGSVCAFVGATVATAMHTWHFPWPAAILLGLAMGIVVGIWQGFWVAYVGIPAFIVTLAGMLLFRGLDLMILNAQSIPVPEAFQKIANGYLPEIGPNTGYHNITLLLSILAVVAMVWFEFRRRADLKQHDMPMPSMIGSVIKLVVLGALIMIFGMLLASYRGVPVVGLILLALVIAYTFVTQQTVTGRRIYAVGGNRHAAGLSGVDTKKIDFFVMVNMGFLAAIAGMVFTAYLNAANPKDGQNFELDAIAAVFIGGAAVAGGVGTVAGSMIGGLVMGVLNLGLANMSVDSNWIQIIKGLVLLGAVAFDVISKLRGKSNFIDMIIRAVGGGRGGSAESGPALGLPATGSETGEAPVKVDGATVNTVSGFKKINGASLGAARHKRETASRG